The Candidatus Nanohalovita haloferacivicina region GTTTTCAGTCAATTCTTACCGACACTACGTTTCTGTATACTCTTTCCCCGTTTTCCTCTCCTACAAGTTCGTAGCTTCTCTTTATCTCCGGGTCGTATCTGTCTCTCAGCATTGATAGAATCTTCTTGTTCATTGGCTCTGTTGACAGGAAGAAGTCGATGCCGTGTTTGTTTTTCTCTACGTTGGCCAGAAAGTCTTTTCTGGTCTCATTCGTCAGTTCTGCGGCCTTATCGACAATATCATTTGATATAGGTTCTAGTTCGGCATCTCCTCTGAGCTGTATTTTGGCCTTGTAGAATCCTCCCTGGAATTTTGAGCAGTCCTTACACTGATGGTTTTTGAAGACCACCTGTGTGTCATATGAGTCCTTCATAGGGCCTTTTTCGGCGTGTACTCTGACATACATCTGATCTTCTTCCTCCCAGAACTGTAGCTGCATCTCCACGTCTTCTTCTGAGAAGTCGGAGAATTTTTCCGCTAGCTGGTCCTGTACTGTGTAGGCCTCGATCCACTGGCCTCTGTGTTTCATTCTTCCGCATACACTGCAGACCACGATTTCTACTTTGTCAGGGACTTCCAGGAGATCGTGTTTGTCTGTGTAGCAGTCTGCGCACAGCTTTTTCCCGTCTCCGTAGAGGGCCTTTGTTTCTTCGCCGCATCTTGGGCAGAATTTTGATAGTTCCATATGGATTGGTTGTGTGGCAAAGGTTTTAACGCCGAAACCCCAACCTTTTTATTAATCAGATAATAAATTAGTTACTATAAGGTGACAACAAAAATGACAA contains the following coding sequences:
- a CDS encoding 60S ribosomal export protein NMD3; this translates as MELSKFCPRCGEETKALYGDGKKLCADCYTDKHDLLEVPDKVEIVVCSVCGRMKHRGQWIEAYTVQDQLAEKFSDFSEEDVEMQLQFWEEEDQMYVRVHAEKGPMKDSYDTQVVFKNHQCKDCSKFQGGFYKAKIQLRGDAELEPISNDIVDKAAELTNETRKDFLANVEKNKHGIDFFLSTEPMNKKILSMLRDRYDPEIKRSYELVGEENGERVYRNVVSVRID